From Carettochelys insculpta isolate YL-2023 chromosome 22, ASM3395843v1, whole genome shotgun sequence, one genomic window encodes:
- the LOC142024628 gene encoding uncharacterized protein LOC142024628, giving the protein MGSCTIQSPACAWWGRSLSGWAAQIQGLEEVMAWTFLNKISTWLIAPQAGLPAPKADVISWVERGEALGVPDLQGAEKGEIISDPHTGEVMLLKNKEENLQLEEPEQVASCGIFLGSSEGRVSPSPEHRETCESQRSSERQQGNHAGEGQDSSSHGSRGVRNTKESEQQKTCGGSFSLNSLCTIHTGEKPNICPDCGRSFQLRSGLINHQRTHTGEKPFHCSECGKSFSRSSSLKSHCRIHTGERPYSCPDCGKRFRQRSCLVLHRRIHTGERPFHCSECGKSFRRHSHLLTHQVIHSGEKPYHCTACGKSFSRSANLVRHQSIHREDKPFNCSECGRWFSDVSGLDKHMRIHTRGKPFLCSDCGKSFSQRSYLVDHQKTHTGDKPFRCSDCGKSFVRLSKLTSHCRIHTGETPYNCPDCGKRFRHRSCLFMHRRIHTGEKPFNCSECGKSFSFSSSLRSHCRIHTGERPYSCPDCGRSFQLRSGLIDHQRTHTGEKPFHCSDCGKIYLDFQKAFDTVPHQRLLCKLGGHGIGGKVLSWIGNWLKDRKQRVGINGKFSQWRGVTSGVPQGSVLGPALAFITRAGDGWQEINHLSSVLLLWGTWHWPPSADGMLGLMDLWSDPVWPFLCSYVKSFRQRSSLTYHQRTHTGEKPFHCPDCGKRFRQRSCLVLHRRSHTGEKPFDCSYCQKSFSRSSLLAVHQRTHTGEKPFTCSTCGKSFTQRSSLSRHQRTHTGEKPFS; this is encoded by the exons atgggatcttgtaccatccagagcccggcctgtgcctggtggggaaggagcctctctgggtgggcgGCTCAGATTCAGGGActggaagaagtaatggcctggacCTTCCTGAACAAGATCAGCACTTGGTTAATTGCTCCCCAAGCAGGATTGCCAGctcccaaagctgatgtgatctcctgggtggagcgaggggaggcgctgggcgtcccagatctccagggcgctgagaaaggggagatcatcagtgacccccacacag gtgaggtgatgctgctcaagaacaaggaggagaatcttcagctggaagaaccagagcaagtggcctcctgtgggatattcctgggaagctctgaaggtcgtgtttctccgagtcctgagcacagagagacctgtgagagtcagcgtagctcagaaaggcagcagggaaaccatgcaggggaggggcaggatagctccagccatgggagcaGAGGTGTGAGAAACACTAAAgagagcgaacaacagaaaacctgtgggggaagcttcagtcttaacagtcTTTGtaccatccacacaggagagaagcccaatatctgccctgactgcgggagaagcttccagctgcgctcaggtcttattaatcatcagagaacccacactggagagaaacccttccactgctctgagtgtgggaaaagcttctcacgctcctcaagtcttaaaagtcattgcagaatccacacaggagagagaccttatagctgccctgactgtgggaaaaggttcagacagaggtcatgccttgttttacataggagaatccacacaggagagagacccttccactgctctgagtgtgggaaaagctttcggcgaCACTCGCACCTTCTCACTCATCAGGTAATTCACAGCggagagaaaccctatcactgcactgcctgcgggaaaagcttcagcaggAGTGCAAACCTGGTCAGACATCAGAGTATTCACAGAGAAGataaacccttcaactgctctgagtgcgGGAGATGGTTCAGTGACGTTTCCGGCCTTGATAAACATATGAGAATCCACACCCGGGGaaaaccctttctctgctctgactgcgggaaaagcttcagtcaacgCTCATATCTGGTTGACCATCAGAAAACCCACACCGGGGACAaacccttccgctgctctgactgtggcaaaagcttcGTGCGGCTTTCAAAACTTacaagtcattgcagaatccacacaggagagacaccctataactgccctgactgtgggaaaaggttcagacataGGTCATGCCTTTTTATGcataggagaatccacacaggagagaaacccttcaactgctctgagtgtgggaaaagcttctcattctCCTCAAGTCTtagaagtcattgcagaatccacacaggagagagaccttatagctgccctgactgcgggagaagtttccagctgcgctcaggtcttattgatcatcagagaacccacactggagagaaacccttccactgctctgactgtgggaaaatatacctagatttccagaaagcctttgacacggtcccacaccaaaggcttttatgtaaattaggtggtcatgggataggaggaaaggtcctttcatggatcgggaattggttaaaagacagaaaacaaagggtgggaataaatggtaaattttcacaatggaggggggtaactagtggtgttccccagggctcagtcctgggaccg gccctagccttcataacaagggcaggagatggatggcaggagataaatcacttgtcttctgttctccttctctggggcacctggcattggccaccgtcggcagatgggatgctgggcttgatggacctttggtctgacccagtatggccattcttatgttcttatgttaaaagCTTTCGTCAGCGCTCAAGTCTTActtatcatcagagaacccacactggagagaaacccttccactgccctgactgtgggaaaaggttcagacagaggtcaTGCCTTGTTTTACAcaggagaagccacacaggagagaaaccctttgacTGCTCTTACTGCCAGAAAAGCTTCAGTCGGAGTTCCCTCCTTGCTgtacatcagagaacccacacaggagagaaacccttcacctgctccacctgtgggaaaagctttactCAGCGCTCCAGTCTTAGtcgtcatcagagaacccacactggagagaaacctttcagctga